The DNA region ATCATCGGCTTTTCGGACATCATGCTGCACGAGCTGTTCGGACCGCTGGGCAGCCCGCGCTATCATGACTATGCGCGTCATGTGCAGAACAGCGGGCGCCATCTGCTGGACCTCATCAACGACGTGCTGGACATGTCGAAGCTGGAGGCCGGGCGCTACACGCTGGACGAAAGCTGGCTGGAGCCGGCCGACGCCATCGAGACCTGCCGGACGCTGGCGGCGGTTCCCGCCGATGCCGGCGGGGTGGCGCTGACGGTCGATTGCGCCCCCGGCCTGCCCAGGCTGCTGGCCGACGAGCGGGCCCTGCGGCAGGTCTTGCTGAACCTGCTGTCGAACGCGGTGAAGTTCACCCCGCGCGGCGGCGGGGTGACGGTGACGGCAGGGCTGGAGGCCGACGGCGGGCTTGCCATCGCGGTGCGCGACACCGGCATCGGCATCCCCGCCGACGCGCTGGCCCGCATCCTGGAGCCTTTCCAGCAGGCCGACAGCAGCATTCCCGGCCGCTTCGGCGGCACGGGGCTCGGCCTGTCGATCTGCCGCGACCTGATAGCCCTGCATGGCGGCAGCCTGTCCATCGACAGCGAGCTGGGCCGCGGCACCGTCGTCACCGTCCGCTTCCCGGCCGACCGCGTCGTCCAGCCGGTTGCGGCCGACGGGATGCAGGCGTAAGCCTGTCCCCGGTGAACGGAGCGAAAGGCGGACGGGATGATCGGGAATGACGGAAAGCCGGTGTCCAAGGAGGAGTTGCGCAAGCACATCGCCGCCTACAACGGCCAGTCGCGCGGCTCCAAGGAGTTCGCGGCGATCCCGCGGGCGCTGGTGACGATTCTCGATGGGCTGAAACCGGGCAAGACCGGCTACGTCAAATGCCTGGACGGTCAGGTGCAGCTGTCGCGCCGCAAGGACAACAGCGTGCAGGCGGGCTGATAAAAGTTCAGACTGACAAACGGAAAGCGCCCTTCCCCGCGGTGGGGAAGGGCGCTTTCCGTTGGAAGACCGGGCCGTCAGACCGGCGGTTGCCGATGATGAGCGCCGATATCAGTGCTTGGCGGCAGCGGCGGCGCCGATGCCGGTCTGGGAGCGGACGAACTGGTCCTCGAAGGCGTTGCGCTCGGCACGGGCGGACGCGCTGCTGTCCAGCTTCGACACGATGATCGTGACGATGAAGGCCAGCGTCATCGAGAACAGGGCCGGCTGCTCGTACGGGAAGATCGGCTTCGGGTTGTGCAGAACCACGACCCACACCGCGTTCGACAGGATCACCAGCGTCACCGCGGAAATCAGGCCGGCGATGCCGCCCGCCAGCGCGCCGCGGGTGGTCAGGCCCTTCCAGTACATCGACAGGATCAGCACCGGGAAGTTCACCGACGCCGCGACGCCGAAGGTCAGGCCGACCAGGAAGGCGACGTTCTGGTTCTCGAAGGCGATGCCCAGCACGACGGCCAGCACGCCCAGGACCAGCGACGCGATCTTGGACACGCGCATCTCCTCGCGCTCCGTCGCCTCGCCCTTGCGGATGACGCGGGCGTAGAGGTCGTGCGCGATGGCCGAGGCGCCGGCCAGCGCCAGGCCCGACACCACCGCCAGGATGGTGGCGAAGGCGACCGCCGACAGGAAGCCCAGGAACAGGTCGCCGCCCAGCGCCTTGGCCAGATGCATCACCGGCATGTTGCCGCCGCCGATCAGCTTGCCGCCGACGATGCCGCCTTCGAAGAACTGCGGGTCGGTGCCGACGATGGTGATCGCCGCCATGCCCAGCACGCAGATGATCAGGAAGAAGAAGCCGATGAAGCCCGACGCGTAGAAGACCGACTTGCGGGCCTCGCGCGCGTTGGGGACGGTGAAGAAACGCATCATGATGTGCGGCAGCGCCGCGGTGCCGAACAGCAGGCCCAGCGACAGCGACACCGCCGACACCGGGTCGGCCAGCAGCGTGCCCGGCCCCATGATCTTCACGCCGTCCTTGTGCGAGGCGATGGCGCTCTTGGCGATGGCCTCCAGGCTGAAGCCGAAATGCGACAGGGCCAGGAAGCACAGGATCACGCCGGCGCCCAGCAGAAGCACCGCCTTGATGATCTGCACCCAGGTGGTTGCGATCATGCCGCCGAAGGTGACGTAGACCACCATCAGCACGCCGACCACGATCACGGCGACGTTGTAGTCCAGCCCGAACAGCAGCTTGATCAGCTGGCCGGCGCCGACCATCTGGACGATCAGGTAGAAGCACACCACCGTCAGCGAGCCCACGGCGGCGAAGGTGCGGATCTTGCCCTGGTCCAGCCGGTAGGACGCGATGTCGGCGAAGGTGAAGTGGCCCAGGTTGCGCAGCCGCTCCGCCAGCAGGAACAGGATGATCGGCCAGCCGACGAAGAAGCTGATGGTGTAGACGAAGCCGTCATAGCCCTTGGCGAACACCAGGCTCGACAATCCCAGCAGCGTCGCGGCCGACATGTAGTCGCCGGCGATGGCCAGGCCGTTCTGGAAGCCGCTGATGCCGCCGCCCGCGGTGTAGAAGTCGGAGGTGGAGCGGGTGCGGCTGGCCGCCCAATAGGTGATGCCCAGGGTCAGCACCACGAAGGCCAGGAACATGCCGATGGCCGACAGGTTCACCGGCTGCTTTTCCAGCTGCCCGACATCGCCCGCGGCCAGCGCCGGCAGGGCGAACAGGGTGGCGGCGGCAGCCGTCAGGAGGATCCGGCGGCCGGTCATTGCAGCGTCTCCCGCGTGATCTCGTCGGTCAGGTCCTGGAAGCGGCCGTTGGCGAAGTGGGAATAGACGCCGGTCAGCAGCCAGGACAGAATGATGATCCCGGCCCCGATGGGAAAGCCGATGCTGAGGACCGAGTCGTCGGACATCGGCTCGTGCAGCAGGCCAGGCGCGAAGGCCACCACCATCATGAAGCTGTAGTAGCCGACCAGCACGACGGCCGACAGGATCAGGGCCAGGCGGCTGCGCTGGCGGACCAGCTCCTGGAATTTCGGGTTCCGGCGGACCCGCTCGTAGACCGGAGTGTTCGCGGGGGAGTGCATGTTTCCTCCAGACGCTCATCGTCCTTGTGGCACCCTGTTCGGGCTTATGCTCTTCCGGCTAACAAAACACTGTTTCGCAAATTTCCCGGAAATATGACGAATTGTTTCAGCGCTATCCGGGCAACAATCCCACCGATTCGGATTGAGCCGGGGCGGCGAAGCTGGAATGATGGCGGTTCGCCCACCGATCCCCGCTCCCCGCCGCCCCGCCCGGAAAATGATCCGCTCGCCCCTGTTCCTCCGGCTGTTCTCGGCGATCCTGATCTCGCTCGGGCTGTTCTCGGCGGCGGCCTACGTCTTCTCCGTCCCCTTCATCGAGCAGAAGGCCTACGAGATCGAGCGCGACGCCAGCCGCACCATCCTCGACAACGTGTTCGAGCTGGTCAGCCGCATCCGCGGCGGTCTGGAGGAGCAGCGGAGCACCACGGTGGAGTCCTACAAGACCCGCCTGCGCGACGTGCTCGAACTGGCGGTCGGCTATATCGAGCATGTCCACGCCCGCGCCGACCGCGGCGAGATCACGGCGGAGGAGGCGCTGCGCGAGGCGATGGAGGGGCTGCACGCCTTCCGCTACGGCAAGGGCGATTATGTCTGGGCCATCGGCTACGACTCGACGATCCTGTCCCATCCCTCGCCGGATTATCGGGGGCGCAAGTCCGACGACCTGCGCGACAATCTGGGCCGCCACATCCTTCCCACCATCGTCGCCACCGCCAAGCGGCAGGGGGAGGGCTTCCAGACCTATCCGTGGTGGCGGCCCAACGGCGACGAGCGGGCGCCGAAGTTCAGCTTCTTCAAGGATCTGCCCAAGCGCGGCATCATCGTCGGCACCGGCGCCTATCTGGCCGACGTCGATGCCGAGGTGGAGCGGCGCAAGGCCGAGGCGATCGAGGATCTGCGCCAGGCCCTGCGCAAGCTGCGCATCGCCCGCACCGGATACCTCTACATCTTCGATTCGGCGAACCGGATGATCATCCACCCGAATTCGAACATCGAGGGCACGGCCTTCGGCGACCGGCTGAATTCGGCCACCGGCCGCCCGATCGCCGAGGATCTGAAGGTCGCCGCCGCCAAAGGGGAACCGCTGACGTACCTGTGGGACAAGCCCGACGACCCCGGCAACTACGCCTATGAGAAGATCAGCTGGGTCCGGCATTTCGAAGGTTTCGACTGGTACATCGCCTCGTCGGTCTATGTGGACGAGCTGCAGCGGTCGTCGGTGGTGCTGGGCAACCGCATCCTCGCCATCGGCACGGCGCTGATGGCGGCGGGCAGCCTGCTGGGCTACATCGCCGTCAGGCGTCTGGTCCGGCCGCTGCGCCGGCTCGCCGACACCGCGGCGCAGGTGCGGGCCGGCGATCTCGGCGCGCAGAGCGGCATCCGCCGCGGCGACGAGATCGGGCTGCTGGCCTCCGCCTTCGACGGCATGGTCCGGCAGCTGCGCGACACCGTCGCCACCCTGGACAGCCGGGTGCGCGACCGCACCGCGGCGTTGGCGGAGGCCGAGACGCGCCAGCGCGTGATCCTGGACGCGATCCCCGCCTGCATCGCCGGGCTGGACCGCGACGGGCGTCTGACCTTCGCCAACCTGCGCTGGGCCGGACTGGTCGGACGCGGCAAGGCGGAGGTGATCGGCCGCGGCCTTGCCGACGTGGTCGGCCGGCGCGCCATGGCGGTGCTGCGCCCCCATCTCGACCGCTGCCTGTCGGGGGAGGTGGTGACCTTCGAATACGCCTTCCCGCGCGACGGACGCGACATGGTGACCAAGACCACGCTGATCCCCCATCGCGGCGAGGGTAGCGCGGAGGGGGGCGGCGCGGAGGGCGCCGCCGGACAGGGCCCCGTCACCGGCCTGTTCGTGCTGACGCTGGACATCACCGACGAGAAGCAGACCGAACGCCAGCTGGTGGAGGCGCAACGCCTGAAGGCGGTCGGCCAGCTGTCGGGCGGGCTGGCGCACGACTTCAACAACCTGCTGTCGATCATCATCGGCAACCTTGCGGCTGCGCGCGAGCGCTATGGCGCGGTCAAGGGGCTGGACGCCTATCTGGAGCCGGCCCGGCGCGCCGGCCGCCGCGGCGCCGACATCACCGCCCGGCTGCTCGCCTTCTCCCGCCAGCAGCCGCTGAAGCCGGAGCCGGTCGAGCTGTGCGGCCTGCTGCGCGACATGGCGGTTCTGCTCCGCCGCTCCTTCCCCAGCTCCATCGCCATCGGCGTGCCGGAGGAGGGGCGGGAATGCTGGACCATCGCCGACCAGACCCAGCTGGAGAACGCGTTGGTCAACCTCGCCATCAACGCACGCGACGCCATGCCCAACGGCGGCCGGCTCGACATCGCGGTCGGCATCCGCCGGGTGGAGGGCGCGCTGGCCTTCGACGAGCCGGTCCGCCCCGACGATTACCTGGAAATCCGCGTCGCCGACACCGGCACCGGCTTCACGCCCGAGGCGCTGGCCCGCGCGGTGGAGCCCTTCTTCACCACCAAGGCGCAGGGATCGGGGCTGGGGCTGTCGATGGTCTACGGCTTCGTCAAGCAGTCGCGCGGCTATCTGCGCATCGACAGCCGGCCGGGGGAGGGGACCGCCGTCACCCTGCTGCTGCCGCGGGCCGAACCGGTGCCCCGCCTGCACGAGGCCGATGCCGCCATGGTCGAACCGCAGCCCGGCGGCTGGTCCGGCCAGCTGGCCCTGGTGGCGGAGGACAACGACGATGTCCGGCAGGTGATGCGCCAGCAGCTGGTCGACCTCGGCTTCTCCGTGGTGGAGGCGGCGAGCGGCGACGAGGCGGCGGAACTGGTCGAGCAGATCGACGGGCTGTCGCTTCTGGTTTCCGACATCGTCATGCCCGGCCTGTCGGGGGTGGAGCTGGCGCGGCGCGCCCGGCTGCTGCGGCCGGACATGCGGGTGGTGTTGGTCAGCGGATTCACGGTCGAGTATGGCGATATCCCGGCCGATGCCGTCATACTGAGCAAGCCATGGGACAAGCGGGATCTCGTGGCGGCCATCGGCCATGCCGCCCAACCCGCGCCGGTCTGATATACTCCGGCTGCCCGATGCGGCCGGGCCGTAGGGCCGGGCCGGACGAAGGCAGCCGGAGAAGAACGCACCTGGAACAAGCAGGGCGACGAGTGCCGAGGGGAAACGCGCGTGGTGCAGAAGAAGCGCATCTATCTGGTCGAGGACGAGGCCGATATCCGCCGGCTGGTCGCCGAGGTGCTGGAGGGGTACGGCTATGAGGTATCCTGCTGGGCCAGCGGACGGGAGGCGCGGGCGGCGATCCAGCGCCAGGCTCCCGACCTGTGCCTCGTCGATCTCGGCCTGCCGGACATGGACGGACTGACCCTGGTCCGCGAATTGTGGGAGGATGTGCGCTTCGGCGTGATCATCCTGTCCGGGCGCGGCGGCGCCTCCGACCGGATCCTGGGGCTGGAGCTGGGGGCCGACGATTACATCGTGAAGCCCTTCGAGCCGCGGGAACTGGTCGCCCGCGTCAACAGCGCCATCCGCCGCCGCGAACAGCTTACCGGCGCCGCGGCTCCGGCGGAAACCGCGCAGGCGCGCTTCGGCAACTGGGTCTTCGACCTGGGCAACCTGACGCTGAGCGCAGACGACGGCCGCCAGGAAAGCCTGACCGCGGCGGAGGCCTCGCTGCTGCTGACCCTGCTGAAGGCGCCCAAGCGCGTGCTGTCGCGCGAGCATCTGCAGGGCCCCGACCAGGACCGCGACGATTTCCCCTACGACCGCAGCATCGACGTCCGCGTGTCGCGCATCCGCAAGAAGATCGAGGAGGATCCCCGCGCGCCGCGGCTGATCAAGACGGTCTATGGCGCCGGATACCTGTTCGCCGGCGACGTGACCTGGCTGCGATGACCGGGGGGAAGCGATGGCCCTTGCATCCCGATTGCCCGGCGCCGCAACAACCTCAATAACAATTGGTCATAATCCTGAGAAAGTTGCGCAAAGCTGATCTGATACAGGCTGTGTCCAACACCGCCGCGCCCTAATGTCGGCGCGCAACAAAGAGCCACTGGGGAGAACGGTCCGATGAGTGAAACTGCCGCCGCAGTCGAAGCCAGCGCCAATCCGTACGAACGCGACCTCGACCGCAACGCCGCCAATTTCGTCGCGCTGACGCCGCTGACCTTCCTGGAGCGTGCCGCCGCCGTGTGGCCCGACCGGTTGGCCGTCGTCCATGGCCCGGTCCGCCGGACCTGGGCCGAGACCTTCGTCCGCGTGCGCCGTCTGGGCGCGGCGCTGGCGAATCTCGGCATCGGCACCGGCGACACCGTCGCGATGCTGGCCGCCAACACCCCGGAACTGTTCGAGGCGCATTTCGGCGTGCCGCTGGCCGGCGCCGTGCTGAACGCGATCAACACCCGCCTGGACGCCGAGGCCATCGCCTTCATCCTGAAGCATGGCGAGGCGAAGATCCTGATCGTCGACCGCGAGTTCTCCGGCGTCGCCAGGAAGGCGCTGGCGCTGCTGGACGCGCCGATCCCGGTGGTGGACATCGACGACCCGACCTACAGCGGCGGCGAGCTGATCGGCGACCGCGATTACGAGTCCTTCATCAGCGATGTCGGGGCCGAGCATCCCTGGACGCTGCCGGCCGACGAATGGCAGGCCATCGCGCTGAACTACACCTCCGGCACCACCGGCAACCCGAAGGGCGTCGTCTACCACCACCGCGGCGCCTATCTGAACGCGGTGTCGAACGCGCTGTCCTGGAACATGGGCGACGCGCCCGTGTATCTGTGGACGCTGCCGATGTTCCACTGCAACGGCTGGTGCTTCCCCTGGACCATCGCGGTCACCGCCGGCACCGCCGTCTGCCTGCGTCAGGTCCGCCCCGATGCCGTGCTGAAGCTGATCCGCGAGGAGCGGGTGACCAACTTCTGCGGTGCGCCCATCGTCCTGAACATGCTGAACAATGCGCCGGCCGAGCTGAAGCAGGGCATCGAGCAGAAGGTGAAGGTGATGGTCGCCGGCGCCGCCCCGCCCGCCGCCGTCATCGCCGGCATGGAGCGCATGGGCTGGGAAGTCACCCACGTCTACGGCCTGACCGAATGCTACGGCCCGACCGTGGTCTGCGTCTGGCATGACCGCTGGGACGGCTTGTCGCTGGACGAGAAGGCGGCGATCAAGGCCCGCCAGGGCGTGCGCGGCCCGATGCTGGAGGCGGTGATCGTCGCCGATCCCGTCACGCTGGAGCCGGTGCCGAAGGACGGCCGCACGATGGGCGAGATCATGATGCGCGGCAACAACGTCATGAAGGGCTATCTGAAGAACCCCAAGGCGACCGAAGAGGCCTTCTCCGGCGGCTGGTTCCACACCGGCGACCTCGCCGTCTGGCATGAGGACGGCTATGTCGAGATCAAGGACCGGTCGAAGGACATCATCATCTCCGGCGGCGAGAACATCTCGTCGATCGAGGTGGAGGATGTCCTCTACAAGCACCCCGAAGTGCTGGAGGCCGCCGTCGTCGCCCGCCATGACGAGAAGTGGGGCGAGACGCCCTGCGCCTTCGTCACGCTGAAGGACGGGGCCACCGCGACCGAGGCCGACATCATCGCCTTCTGCCGCGCCCATATGGCCCACTTCAAATGCCCGCGCACGGTGGTGTTCGGCCCGCTGCCGAAGACCTCGACGGGCAAGATCCAGAAATACGTCCTGCGCAAGCAGACCGAGGGGCTGTAAGGGGCGCTCTGCCCCCTCCCTGATCCTCCTCCGCCATCGGACCGGCCCGTGGCCGGCCGAGGGGGGAGGGGACCGCCGCAGCTTTGGCATTCATGTCACGCCGCCAAACGTCCTGCCCCTCTCCCGCGATCGGACCGGTCCTTCACCGGCCGAGGGCGGAGGAGGGATGGGGAGGGGGTGAACGCCCTTCCTTGCCCGTAAGCTGCCCAATCCTTAGGGGACCCGCGCCATGAAAATCCTTTGCGCCGTGAAGCGCGTCGTCGATTACAACGTCAAGATCCGCGTCAAGACCGACCAGTCCGGCGTCGAGACCGCCAACGTGAAGATGAGCATGAACCCCTTCGACGAGATCGCCGTCGAGGAGGCTGTCCGTCTGAAGGAAGCCGGCACGGCGAGCGAGATCGTCGTGGTGTCCATCGGTCCGGCGCAGGCGCAGGAGACGCTGCGTACGGCGCTGGCGATGGGTGCCGACCGCGCCATCCTGGTGCAGACCGACGTGACCACCGAGCCGCTGGCCGTCGCCAAGGTGCTGAAGGCCTTGGTCGAGAAGGAGGCGCCGGGACTGGTGATCCTCGGCAAGCAGGCGATCGACGACGACTGCAACCAGACCGGCCAGATGCTGGCGGCGCTGCTCGGCTGGGGCCAGGGCACCTTCGCCTCGAAGGTCGTGGCCGGTGAGGGCTCGGTCGCGGTGACGCGCGAGATCGACGGCGGTCTGGAGACGGTGGAGCTGAAGCTGCCGGCGGTGGTCACCGCCGACCTGCGCCTGAACGAGCCGCGCTACGCCTCGCTGCCCAACATCATGAAGGCGAAGAAGAAGCCGCTGGAGACGGTCACGCCCGACGCGCTGGGCGTCGATGTGACGCCGCGCCTGACCACGCTGAAGGTGACCGAGCCGCCGAAGCGTCAGGCCGGCATCAAGGTGCCGGACGTCGCCTCCCTGGTCGACAAGCTCAAGAACGAGGCACGGGTGATCTGAGGAGTAGTCGTACCGGACGCCCCCCGCCCTAACCCTCCCCCGCGATCGGACCGGCCTTTGGCCGGCCGAGGGCGGGAGAGGGATGGGGAGGGGGCACTCGCAGCCGACACCCCGCCACCCGCCAACCAAGGACCCGCCCCATGCCCATCCTGATCCTCGCCGACCACGACAACGCCGCCCTCAAGCCCGCCACCGCCCATGCGGTCACCGCCGCCGCCAAGCTGGGCGGCGACATCCACGTCCTGGTCGCCGGCCGCAACGCCGCCCCGGCCGCGGATCAGGCCGCCAGGCTGGCCGGCGTCGCCAAGGTGCTGCTCGCCGACGATGCCGCTTACGAGCATGCCCTGGCCGAGCCGGTCGCGGCGCTGCTGGTGTCGCTCGCCCCCGGCTACAGCCATGTCCTCGCCGCCGCCACCTCGGTGGGCAAGAACGTGCTGCCGCGCGTCGCCGCCCTGCTCGACGTGGCGATGATCTCCGACATCACCGCCGTGGTCGCCGCCGACACCTTCGAGCGGCCGATCTACGCCGGCAACGCCATCGCCACCGTGCAGTCGGCCGATGCGGTGAAGGTCGTCACCGTGCGCACCACCGCCTTCGAGGCCGCCGCCGCAACCAACAACGCCCCGGTGGAGAGCGTCGCCGCCGCCGCCGACCCGGCGCTGTCGCGCTTCGTCTCGGCCGAGCTGTCGAAGTCGGAGCGGCCGGAACTGACCTCGGCCCGCATCGTGATTTCCGGCGGGCGCGGCATGCAGTCGGGCGACAACTTCCACCTGCTGGAGGCTCTCGCCGACAAGCTGGGGGCGGCGGTGGGCGCCAGCCGCGCCGCGGTCGATGCCGGCTTCGTGCCGAACGACTATCAGGTCGGCCAGACCGGCAAGATCGTCGCGCCCGACCTCTATGTCGCCGTCGGCATCTCCGGCGCCATCCAGCATCTGGCCGGCATGAAGGACAGCAAGGTCATCGTCGCCATCAACAAGGACGAGGAGGCGCCGATCTTCCAGGTCGCCGACTACGGACTCGTCGCCGACCTGTTCAAGGCCCTGCCGGAGCTGCAGCAGGCCGTCTGATTCCGTTCATTTCTCCCGCTATCCGAAGAGGTCCGCCATGACCGCCGCCGCGATCCCCTATACCCCGCCGCTGAAAGAGATCCGCTTCGTCCTCGCCCACCTCGCCGGAATGGCCGACGTGGCGGCTCTGCCGGGTTTCGAGGATGCCAGCCCCGACATGGTGGACAGCATCCTGGGCGAGGCGGCGAAGATCGCCGAGAACATCCTGGCTCCGCTGAACCGCATCGGCGATGTCCAGGGCGCCAGGCTCGACGACGACGGCATCGCCCGCACGGCGGAGGGCTGGGGGGCGGCGTGGCAGGCGTTGGTGGAGGGCGGCTGGAATGGGCTGCCCTTCGACCCGGAGCGCGGCGGCATGGGCTTGCCCAACCTGCTGAACACCGCGGTGCAGGAGATGTGGCATTCCGCCAACATGGCCTTCGCGCTCTGCCCGATGCTGACCCAGGGGGCGGTGAACGCGGTGCAGCTCTATGGCTCCGAGGCGTTGAAGGACATCTATTTGCCCAAGATGATCTCGGGCGAATGGACCGGCACCATGAACATCACCGAGCCGCAGGCGGGGTCGGACCTTGCCGCCACGCGGTCGCGCGCGGTGCCGAACGGCGACCATTACCTCGTCAGCGGGCAGAAGATCTTCATCACCTACGGCGACCATGACCTGACGGAGAACATCGTCCATCTGGTGCTGGCCCGCCTGCCCGATGCGCCTCCGGGCGTGAAGGGCATCAGCCTGTTCGTCGTGCCGAAGTTCCTGGTCAATGCCGACGGCAGCCTGGGTGCCCGCAATCAGGTGAAATGCGTGTCGCTGGAGCACAAGCTGGGCATCCACGGCAGCCCGACCGCCGTGCTGTCCTTCGGCGACGAGGGCGGGGCGACCGGCTTCCTGGTGGGCGAGCCGAACCGCGGCCTGGAATACATGTTCACCATGATGAACCATGCCCGGCTGGCGGTGGCGATGCAGGGCCTGTCGATCGCCGAGCGCGCCTACCAGCAGGCGTTGGCCTATGCCCGCGACCGCGTGCAGGGCAAGCCGCTGGGCTGGACCGAGGGGCAGTCGAAGGGCATCGTCAACCATCCCGACGTCCGCCGCCTGCTGATGGGCATGAAGGCGCGGATCGAGGCGATGCGCGGCATCCTCTACACCGCCGCCGCCGCGGTGGACGTGGCGCACCATCATGCCGACGAGGCGGCGCGCGGCCGGGCCGGGCTGCTGGTCGATCTGCTGACCCCCATCGCCAAGGGCTGGTGCACCGAGACCGGCCAGCAGTTGGCGTCGGACGGCGTGCAGGTCCATGGCGGCATGGGCTTCATCGAGGAGACGGGCGCGGCCCAGCATCTGCGCGACGCCCGCATCACCACGATCTATGAAGGCACCACCGCCATCCAGGCCAATGACCTGATCAACCGCAAGATCCTGCGCGACGGCGGAGCGGCGGCCAACGGGCTGCTGGACGAGATCGCGGCGCTGGCCGGCGAACTGTCCGGCCACGCTGACGAGGCGCTGCGCGTCACCGGCTCCGAACTGGCCGCCGCCGTCCTGGAGGCCAAGCAGGCGGTGGCCTGGGTGCTGACCGCGGCGAAGCAGGACCCGCGCCTGCCGGCCGCCGCGTCGGTGACTCTGCTTGAGCTGATGGGCGTGGTCGCCGGCGGCTGGCAGCTTGCCCGTGCCGCCAAGGTGGCGG from Azospirillum ramasamyi includes:
- a CDS encoding acyl-CoA dehydrogenase C-terminal domain-containing protein — protein: MTAAAIPYTPPLKEIRFVLAHLAGMADVAALPGFEDASPDMVDSILGEAAKIAENILAPLNRIGDVQGARLDDDGIARTAEGWGAAWQALVEGGWNGLPFDPERGGMGLPNLLNTAVQEMWHSANMAFALCPMLTQGAVNAVQLYGSEALKDIYLPKMISGEWTGTMNITEPQAGSDLAATRSRAVPNGDHYLVSGQKIFITYGDHDLTENIVHLVLARLPDAPPGVKGISLFVVPKFLVNADGSLGARNQVKCVSLEHKLGIHGSPTAVLSFGDEGGATGFLVGEPNRGLEYMFTMMNHARLAVAMQGLSIAERAYQQALAYARDRVQGKPLGWTEGQSKGIVNHPDVRRLLMGMKARIEAMRGILYTAAAAVDVAHHHADEAARGRAGLLVDLLTPIAKGWCTETGQQLASDGVQVHGGMGFIEETGAAQHLRDARITTIYEGTTAIQANDLINRKILRDGGAAANGLLDEIAALAGELSGHADEALRVTGSELAAAVLEAKQAVAWVLTAAKQDPRLPAAASVTLLELMGVVAGGWQLARAAKVAAERLAEGDADTAFLSAKPLTARFYATHVLPKAAALRATVVNGSASVMALSEEQLFGAA